The following proteins come from a genomic window of Lachnoclostridium phytofermentans ISDg:
- a CDS encoding YitT family protein, whose protein sequence is MKRKININKIKPADSFNKIRATFFNKRVGIDILVEVIGSFLIAISLYNFAVQAKFPMTGFSGIALILNRLFSLPIGITTIVLNIPVALVCYRLLGKGFFLRSLRCMIISSLMIDYVGPLLPLYEGDRLLAAICTGVLGGLGYAMIYMRNSSTGGADFIIMAVKAIRPHLSLGKIVFLTDVGIVLAGGIIFRDMDGIIYGMIINYLFAIAVDKLMYGINSGKVALIVTHHGELITDTIEECCQRGSTILNAAGGYKKEAKQVVMCACNNKQMYQLEQAVKHADPECFIIILESNEVLGEGFIIR, encoded by the coding sequence ATGAAACGAAAAATAAACATAAATAAAATCAAGCCGGCTGATTCTTTCAATAAAATTCGAGCCACTTTTTTTAATAAAAGAGTAGGAATTGATATACTAGTTGAGGTCATCGGAAGCTTTTTGATAGCTATTAGCCTCTATAATTTTGCAGTGCAGGCTAAATTTCCTATGACCGGATTTTCAGGTATTGCTCTTATATTAAATAGACTTTTTTCACTACCTATCGGTATTACCACTATTGTACTTAATATCCCTGTCGCTTTAGTTTGTTATAGGCTATTAGGTAAAGGGTTCTTCTTGCGCTCTCTTCGCTGTATGATTATTTCCTCCTTAATGATAGATTATGTAGGACCTCTTCTTCCGCTGTATGAAGGCGATCGTTTACTTGCAGCGATTTGTACTGGTGTACTGGGTGGTCTGGGTTATGCAATGATTTATATGAGAAACTCCTCTACTGGTGGGGCTGATTTTATTATAATGGCGGTAAAAGCAATAAGACCACACTTATCCCTTGGAAAAATAGTCTTTTTAACTGATGTAGGTATTGTATTAGCTGGTGGTATCATATTTCGTGATATGGATGGTATCATCTATGGAATGATAATAAACTATTTATTTGCAATTGCTGTTGATAAACTTATGTATGGTATCAACTCCGGTAAAGTGGCTCTTATTGTTACTCATCACGGTGAATTAATCACTGATACAATAGAGGAATGTTGTCAAAGAGGCTCCACTATCCTTAATGCGGCTGGTGGTTATAAAAAGGAAGCAAAGCAAGTAGTCATGTGTGCTTGTAATAATAAGCAAATGTATCAACTAGAACAAGCAGTAAAACATGCTGATCCAGAATGTTTTATCATTATCCTTGAGTCCAATGAGGTTCTTGGAGAGGGCTTTATCATCCGATAA
- a CDS encoding low molecular weight protein-tyrosine-phosphatase translates to MIRIMFVCLGNICRSPMAEFVFRDMIKKKGLESVICCESSATSTEEIGNSVHYGTKKKLKEVGIIVDGKKAVQLKRSDYDKYDLLLGMEQRNITNMMRILGSDPNGKVKRLLDFSECPRDIADPWYTGDFETTYQDVYEGCDHLITYLINNYELY, encoded by the coding sequence ATGATAAGAATTATGTTTGTTTGCCTCGGAAATATATGCCGCTCTCCAATGGCGGAATTTGTATTTCGAGATATGATAAAGAAAAAAGGTCTGGAATCTGTGATCTGCTGTGAATCAAGTGCAACGAGTACAGAAGAAATCGGTAATTCGGTTCACTACGGGACTAAGAAAAAACTAAAAGAAGTTGGCATCATTGTGGATGGAAAAAAAGCAGTCCAACTAAAGCGTAGTGATTATGATAAATATGATTTGCTTTTAGGGATGGAACAACGAAACATAACTAATATGATGAGAATTCTAGGGAGTGATCCGAATGGTAAGGTTAAGAGACTTCTTGATTTTTCAGAATGTCCAAGAGATATTGCAGATCCATGGTATACGGGAGATTTTGAAACAACTTATCAAGATGTTTATGAGGGCTGTGACCATCTAATAACCTACCTCATCAATAATTATGAGTTATACTAA
- a CDS encoding RluA family pseudouridine synthase: MFNILFEDKHIIVCIKPIGVLSQPGQGEGMDMITLLQEYRKNNKESDYIGLVHRLDRNVGGVMVFAKTELATKKLSVAIRERNFTKEYMAVIHGRPSESSGILKDLMFKDSSKNKSFVVNRMRKGVKEASLEYRTIETIEVAKGEFSFIRVKLHTGRTHQIRVQFASRKLPLVGDGKYGGKDNQCDAALWSYRLAFVHPLTKALVDIKQLPPEQYPFHLFSEELKNKEVNSEVMLEH; this comes from the coding sequence ATGTTTAATATATTATTTGAAGACAAGCATATCATTGTCTGTATCAAGCCAATTGGTGTATTATCACAACCAGGTCAAGGGGAAGGTATGGATATGATTACTCTTTTACAAGAGTATCGAAAAAATAATAAGGAATCAGATTACATTGGTCTTGTTCATCGATTAGATCGTAATGTTGGTGGAGTTATGGTTTTTGCAAAGACAGAACTGGCAACTAAAAAATTATCAGTTGCAATTAGGGAGCGCAATTTTACGAAAGAATATATGGCTGTAATTCATGGCAGACCTTCGGAATCATCAGGAATTTTAAAGGATCTCATGTTTAAAGATTCTTCAAAAAATAAATCATTTGTTGTGAATCGAATGAGAAAAGGGGTAAAAGAGGCTTCCCTAGAATATCGTACGATTGAAACAATCGAGGTAGCGAAAGGTGAGTTTTCATTCATACGAGTAAAACTTCATACTGGTCGTACCCATCAAATACGTGTACAATTTGCATCTCGTAAATTACCTCTAGTTGGTGATGGAAAATATGGAGGAAAGGATAATCAATGTGATGCAGCCCTTTGGTCATATCGATTAGCATTTGTTCATCCACTTACCAAAGCTTTGGTAGATATCAAGCAATTGCCACCGGAACAGTATCCTTTTCATTTGTTTTCAGAAGAGCTAAAAAATAAGGAAGTTAACAGTGAAGTAATGTTAGAGCATTAA
- a CDS encoding radical SAM/SPASM domain-containing protein, producing MNSLQKSKKPRLKKAYIEITNVCNLQCDFCPKTKRAPKFLTVPEFEHVIEEVSPYTNYIYLHIMGEPLLHENLKDFIEIAGKKNIKVNLTTNGTLLSPEKEYLLNLSALRQINISLHSFEANEHNLTLHDYVKSVMGFIKKATEQSDILCSVRLWNMDFGDLKGANSLNREIIQLIESELEIKESLEEKLCKEHSCKVGHNVYFNMAQKFEWPDVNRDMLQSEVFCYGLRDQIGILVDGTVVPCCLDSEGTINLGNIYKQNLDMILSSERAKMVYDGFSRRVAVEELCKRCGYATRF from the coding sequence ATGAATAGTCTACAAAAAAGTAAAAAACCAAGATTAAAAAAAGCTTATATAGAAATTACAAATGTATGTAACTTACAGTGTGATTTTTGTCCAAAAACAAAACGTGCACCTAAGTTTCTTACGGTTCCAGAATTTGAGCATGTTATTGAGGAAGTATCACCTTATACAAACTATATCTACCTTCACATTATGGGAGAACCATTACTTCATGAGAATCTGAAAGATTTTATTGAGATAGCAGGAAAGAAAAATATAAAAGTAAATCTTACTACAAATGGGACATTGCTAAGTCCAGAGAAAGAATATTTATTAAATTTAAGTGCACTTAGACAAATAAATATCTCACTCCATAGCTTTGAGGCAAATGAGCATAATCTTACATTACATGATTATGTTAAGTCTGTGATGGGCTTTATAAAAAAAGCAACCGAGCAATCGGATATTTTATGTAGTGTTAGGCTATGGAATATGGATTTTGGTGATCTTAAGGGAGCCAATTCCCTAAACAGAGAAATAATCCAGTTGATTGAAAGTGAATTAGAGATTAAGGAATCCTTAGAAGAGAAACTTTGCAAGGAGCATAGTTGTAAGGTTGGTCACAATGTTTATTTTAATATGGCTCAAAAATTTGAATGGCCAGATGTGAATAGAGATATGTTACAGAGTGAAGTATTTTGTTATGGATTACGAGACCAGATAGGAATCCTAGTGGATGGTACGGTTGTCCCTTGCTGCTTAGATAGCGAAGGAACCATAAATCTTGGCAATATATATAAGCAAAATTTAGATATGATACTTTCATCAGAAAGAGCTAAGATGGTATATGACGGTTTCTCCCGTAGAGTAGCAGTCGAAGAGCTATGTAAACGCTGTGGATACGCTACCCGATTTTAA
- a CDS encoding DUF6472 family protein: MKQKTNCECCSNYQYNEDYECYECDVNLDEDDMVRFLSDSFYNCPYFQLEDEYKIVRKQM, encoded by the coding sequence ATGAAGCAAAAGACAAATTGTGAATGCTGTTCAAATTATCAGTATAATGAAGACTATGAATGTTATGAATGTGATGTCAACTTGGACGAAGATGATATGGTTCGTTTCTTAAGTGATAGTTTTTATAATTGTCCGTATTTTCAATTAGAAGATGAATATAAAATAGTTAGAAAGCAAATGTAG
- a CDS encoding RNA polymerase sigma factor, with amino-acid sequence MENKYETLKEYIVGNQARFYRLAFSFVLNQEVALDVVQNAILKALENYQSIRDINYVSTWFYRVLVNECYAYLRNSKRIVLYTPELMPEERYIEKAYECYQDEVFREVVKLPKNIRTVILLRFYEELSLNEISEITKTNLSTVKTRLYTGLKKLKVSLKEWKNESF; translated from the coding sequence ATGGAAAACAAATATGAAACATTAAAAGAATACATAGTAGGAAACCAAGCAAGATTTTATCGGTTGGCTTTTAGTTTCGTGCTTAATCAAGAAGTAGCACTTGATGTTGTACAAAATGCTATCTTAAAAGCTCTAGAAAACTATCAAAGTATTCGAGATATAAATTATGTATCAACCTGGTTTTATCGAGTATTGGTAAACGAATGCTATGCCTATTTAAGGAATAGTAAGAGGATTGTATTATATACGCCAGAACTTATGCCAGAGGAAAGATATATTGAGAAGGCGTATGAATGCTATCAAGATGAGGTGTTTCGTGAGGTTGTTAAGCTTCCAAAAAATATCCGTACAGTCATCTTACTTCGATTTTATGAGGAACTTTCTTTAAATGAAATCTCAGAAATAACAAAGACAAATTTAAGCACCGTAAAAACTAGACTGTATACAGGATTAAAAAAATTAAAAGTTAGTTTAAAGGAGTGGAAAAATGAATCATTTTAA
- a CDS encoding DUF3298 and DUF4163 domain-containing protein, with the protein MNHFKISKQKYQRMEVPKELEGRVNQTIANFEAGKSSHSQTKINKKHRFSHSAISSMAAAAAFAILVVGLNTSQVFAMKLGDLPVVGVIAKVLTVREYEKSNEDMTITAQIPEILIDSEKDEVKHAITDINAEIDALVKKHIKLAEENIMEYKEAFLETGGTKEEFAEKDLKADVTYEIKKQTDTMISIVITSDENWTNANQEQFFYNINLVTGNQYTLKDFLGENYITIANDSIKRQIKEREQGKKEIKYFEGEEGFQTIDDTTGFYINQAGNPVIVFARYEIAPGAYGIQEFEIFP; encoded by the coding sequence ATGAATCATTTTAAAATATCAAAACAGAAATATCAAAGGATGGAGGTTCCAAAAGAGCTCGAAGGTCGAGTGAATCAGACGATAGCTAACTTTGAGGCAGGTAAATCGAGTCATAGTCAAACAAAGATAAATAAAAAGCATAGATTTTCTCATTCTGCAATCTCTTCTATGGCAGCGGCAGCAGCTTTTGCCATTTTAGTTGTAGGCCTTAACACAAGTCAAGTCTTTGCTATGAAACTAGGAGATTTACCAGTTGTAGGTGTAATTGCTAAAGTTCTGACGGTAAGGGAATATGAAAAGAGTAATGAAGATATGACAATTACGGCACAGATTCCTGAAATCTTAATTGACTCGGAAAAAGATGAAGTAAAGCATGCAATTACAGATATTAATGCAGAGATTGATGCTTTGGTTAAAAAACATATAAAACTAGCAGAAGAAAATATTATGGAATACAAAGAAGCTTTTCTTGAGACGGGTGGAACAAAAGAAGAATTTGCAGAAAAGGATCTAAAGGCTGATGTTACTTACGAAATAAAAAAACAAACGGATACTATGATATCTATTGTAATAACATCAGATGAAAACTGGACAAATGCCAATCAAGAGCAATTTTTTTACAATATTAATTTAGTTACTGGTAATCAATATACCTTAAAAGATTTTCTTGGTGAAAATTATATTACAATTGCAAACGATTCAATTAAGAGACAAATAAAAGAAAGAGAACAAGGTAAGAAAGAGATAAAGTACTTTGAAGGAGAAGAAGGATTCCAAACGATTGATGACACCACAGGATTTTATATAAATCAAGCGGGAAATCCGGTTATAGTATTTGCACGTTATGAAATTGCCCCGGGTGCCTATGGAATACAAGAATTTGAGATATTTCCTTAA
- a CDS encoding phage holin → MKLTKGTIIRTIMLILVIVNLILKRTGRPVLDIQEGTVASFVETVIELGTIIIAWWENNSFTQNARKADDYLKKLNTTN, encoded by the coding sequence ATGAAACTAACCAAGGGTACGATTATACGTACGATTATGTTAATTCTCGTTATAGTTAATTTAATTTTGAAACGAACAGGCAGGCCTGTCCTCGATATACAAGAAGGTACAGTAGCTAGTTTCGTTGAAACTGTGATTGAACTTGGAACAATAATAATTGCTTGGTGGGAGAATAACAGTTTTACACAAAATGCGAGAAAAGCGGACGATTATTTAAAGAAATTGAATACAACAAATTAA
- a CDS encoding Gfo/Idh/MocA family protein: MNQNTKVRIALIGVGSMGKKYATMLDMDKISNLTLTAVCCRSKENQSWVKENLSESVKLYPSSEELFAHHEEYDAVLIVTPHKQHPGLAIKAFELKKHVFCDKPAGVSLLDAQRMEQAQKESGCKYAMMFHNRTYPVLKKVKQLLDDGFVGELKRIQLVNTIYYRTEYYHQSGDWRSSWHGEGGGALINQGQHILDYWQWLFGMPYSIYASIPFGKYNSFAVDDEATLLMEYPNKVTATFLLSTGEIPKEEVLTVVGTKGCIKVTGNEIELTCYSMDSMQYGKTAKTNSREEILQTKELFICNEPKESYEQMLVNFGEAILRGKALIAPGEEGTKALELTNAAYLSACLGERVILPIDSTQYEELLKKMIENEKVQ, from the coding sequence ATGAATCAGAACACTAAAGTAAGAATAGCACTGATTGGCGTTGGTAGTATGGGGAAAAAGTATGCTACTATGTTAGACATGGATAAGATATCAAATCTTACTTTAACAGCCGTTTGTTGTAGAAGTAAAGAAAATCAAAGTTGGGTAAAGGAAAACCTAAGTGAGAGCGTTAAGTTATATCCAAGTAGTGAAGAATTATTTGCACATCATGAAGAATACGATGCAGTACTAATTGTAACTCCTCACAAACAACATCCAGGACTAGCAATAAAAGCATTTGAATTAAAGAAACATGTATTTTGTGATAAACCCGCTGGAGTTTCTTTACTAGACGCGCAGAGAATGGAACAGGCACAAAAGGAATCTGGATGTAAGTATGCTATGATGTTTCATAATCGAACCTATCCTGTCTTAAAAAAGGTAAAGCAGTTATTGGACGATGGGTTTGTTGGAGAATTAAAACGTATACAACTTGTGAACACCATTTACTATCGTACGGAATATTATCACCAATCCGGTGATTGGAGAAGCAGTTGGCATGGGGAAGGTGGAGGAGCACTCATCAACCAAGGACAACATATTTTAGATTATTGGCAATGGCTATTCGGAATGCCATATTCAATCTATGCTTCTATTCCGTTTGGAAAATACAATTCCTTTGCCGTAGATGATGAGGCGACTTTACTAATGGAATACCCAAACAAAGTGACAGCCACCTTTCTTCTTTCTACGGGTGAAATTCCAAAAGAAGAGGTATTAACCGTAGTAGGTACGAAAGGTTGTATTAAAGTAACTGGAAATGAAATTGAGCTCACGTGTTATAGTATGGACTCTATGCAATATGGAAAAACTGCAAAAACTAATTCAAGAGAAGAGATACTGCAAACAAAGGAATTATTTATATGCAATGAACCAAAGGAGTCTTATGAGCAAATGCTTGTAAACTTTGGGGAAGCAATCCTTCGTGGGAAAGCTCTTATTGCGCCCGGAGAAGAAGGTACAAAGGCATTAGAGTTAACAAATGCTGCTTACCTTTCTGCATGTTTGGGAGAGCGTGTAATTTTACCAATCGATAGTACTCAGTATGAAGAACTATTAAAGAAAATGATTGAAAATGAGAAAGTTCAATAG
- a CDS encoding aldo/keto reductase, whose protein sequence is MKYRKMNATGLKVSELCLGTMTFGAQTSEKESLEIIDYALSQGVNFIDTADAYNKGESERIVGKALKGCREDIILASKVCFKTGDDINARGLNRRHIIKQIEESIKSLQTDYLDIYYLHAMDGEVDFEETLDTMTTLVRSGKVRYIGISNYPAWQLSEMLWTADKRNLIPPIVTQNMYNIITREVEHELVPCLLKHHIGMTVYNPIAGGFLTGKYLDTDAPMENTRFDLKKNYMDRYWRTENFEAVRRLSEVANQHNMSLLSLSLNWCLAHSYVDSIICGVSKLSQLEQNIEALHGEGLSEELKQLCDDIGKDLMKHRISYFK, encoded by the coding sequence ATGAAATATAGAAAAATGAATGCAACGGGTCTAAAAGTCTCTGAGTTATGTCTTGGTACTATGACATTTGGTGCGCAAACCTCTGAAAAAGAGAGTTTGGAGATTATTGATTATGCACTATCCCAAGGTGTGAATTTTATTGATACTGCTGATGCTTATAATAAAGGGGAAAGTGAAAGAATCGTTGGAAAAGCTTTAAAAGGTTGTAGAGAAGATATTATATTAGCTTCTAAAGTTTGCTTTAAAACGGGCGATGATATTAATGCAAGAGGATTAAATCGCAGGCATATCATAAAGCAAATTGAAGAAAGTATAAAGAGTCTTCAAACCGATTATCTAGATATCTATTATCTTCATGCAATGGATGGTGAAGTTGATTTTGAAGAAACCCTAGATACAATGACAACCTTAGTAAGAAGCGGGAAGGTTAGATACATTGGAATCAGTAATTATCCTGCATGGCAGCTTAGTGAAATGTTATGGACTGCGGATAAACGAAATCTTATTCCACCAATCGTAACTCAAAATATGTATAATATTATTACAAGAGAAGTAGAGCATGAATTGGTACCATGCCTATTAAAACATCATATCGGTATGACAGTTTATAATCCAATTGCAGGTGGTTTCTTAACGGGTAAGTACTTAGATACAGATGCTCCGATGGAGAATACGCGCTTTGATCTTAAGAAAAACTATATGGACCGCTATTGGAGAACGGAAAATTTTGAGGCGGTAAGAAGACTTTCCGAGGTTGCGAATCAACATAACATGTCTTTATTATCACTTTCTTTAAATTGGTGCTTGGCACATTCTTATGTAGACTCTATTATATGTGGAGTAAGTAAACTTTCTCAGTTAGAACAGAATATAGAGGCGCTTCATGGGGAAGGACTTAGCGAAGAACTAAAACAACTATGCGATGATATTGGAAAAGATCTGATGAAACATCGAATTAGCTATTTTAAATAA
- a CDS encoding aldo/keto reductase: MSQMRLGKTELLVNKNGFGALPIQRATIDNSIRILQKAYENGINFFDTARFYTDSEEKIGQALSTVREKIFIATKTAAVNEESFWRDLEISLNNLKTDYIDLYQFHNPSFCPKPGDETGLYEAMCKAKEQGKIRHIGITNHRLAVAHEAIDSGLYETLQFPFCYLSTEKELELVEKCKEADMGFIAMKALSGGLITNASAAYAYLDQFENVLPIWGIQREHELDEFLEFSNNPPTLTEEIQQVIEHDREELLGEFCRGCGYCMPCPAGIEINNCARMSLLLRRSPSELQLTSEAQQKMKKIEDCIHCNQCKAKCPYGLDTPNLLKKNYVDYLEVLEDRSKVSV; this comes from the coding sequence ATGTCACAAATGAGACTTGGAAAAACAGAACTACTTGTAAACAAAAATGGGTTTGGTGCTCTTCCGATTCAGAGAGCAACGATAGATAATTCAATACGAATCCTACAAAAAGCTTATGAAAATGGAATAAACTTTTTTGATACCGCAAGATTTTATACAGATAGCGAAGAAAAAATTGGACAAGCTCTTTCCACCGTTCGTGAAAAAATTTTTATTGCAACAAAGACAGCAGCAGTAAACGAAGAGTCATTTTGGCGTGATTTAGAGATTTCATTAAACAACTTAAAGACTGATTATATCGATTTATACCAATTCCATAATCCTTCTTTTTGTCCAAAACCAGGGGATGAAACCGGCCTTTATGAAGCAATGTGCAAGGCGAAAGAGCAAGGCAAAATTCGTCATATTGGAATTACAAATCACCGCTTAGCGGTTGCTCATGAGGCTATCGATTCGGGACTATATGAAACCTTACAATTTCCATTCTGTTATTTATCTACAGAGAAGGAACTTGAATTAGTAGAGAAATGTAAGGAAGCTGACATGGGATTCATTGCGATGAAGGCACTTTCTGGAGGACTGATAACGAATGCAAGTGCTGCCTATGCTTATCTTGATCAATTTGAGAATGTATTGCCGATTTGGGGAATTCAAAGAGAGCATGAACTAGATGAGTTTCTTGAATTTTCTAATAACCCGCCTACATTAACAGAAGAAATACAACAAGTGATAGAACATGATAGAGAAGAACTTTTAGGTGAGTTTTGTCGTGGATGTGGATATTGCATGCCATGCCCTGCTGGTATTGAAATTAATAACTGTGCCAGAATGTCACTTTTACTTAGAAGATCTCCATCAGAACTTCAATTAACGTCTGAAGCACAGCAAAAGATGAAAAAGATAGAGGATTGCATCCATTGTAATCAATGTAAGGCAAAGTGCCCATATGGGTTAGATACTCCTAATTTACTTAAGAAGAATTATGTGGATTATCTTGAAGTTTTAGAAGATCGTAGTAAGGTGTCGGTATAG
- a CDS encoding putative bifunctional diguanylate cyclase/phosphodiesterase has protein sequence MNFAKGITPSSPMLTEEGKEELYLYSLKKMAEHNAATSRYNLTGLYGNNAFLYKGNECLRTHKDKKYALIRMDLYRFKTVNEFCGRSKGDALLIHIADCFRVYETELSIVGHLRADIFALCTPYQEIEDLIKIVTSLTEKITSFQISCKLLPAFGICISEYGMDVSLLSDYANLALQTIKGKVFSFYSFYDNDLRNSLMLEKKIENEITTALKEKQLEVHIQPKVNMKTGQIIGGEALVRWNHPHDGYLYPNLYIPVLEKSGYIVDVDIYVWTEVFQFLQKLIERGVTPLPISLNVSRLHEYQKDFVEVLCCLSREYKIPPNLITLEITESALAEDSTFLFQCMGKLQEKGFSFSMDDFGSGYSSMNMLKDEPLDEVKIDRLFLRNLGNSKSRTVIRHIIFMLAELGIDMIAEGVETKEQEQFLLECGCYKAQGYLYYKPMPLVDFEKLL, from the coding sequence ATGAATTTTGCTAAAGGAATAACCCCTTCCTCACCTATGCTAACAGAGGAAGGAAAAGAAGAATTATATCTATATTCACTAAAGAAGATGGCAGAACATAATGCCGCTACATCACGTTATAACCTAACCGGCTTATATGGAAATAATGCCTTTTTATATAAAGGAAATGAATGCCTAAGAACACATAAAGATAAAAAATATGCATTGATACGTATGGATTTATATCGTTTTAAGACTGTAAATGAATTTTGTGGGCGAAGTAAAGGCGATGCTCTTTTAATACATATTGCAGATTGTTTCCGCGTTTATGAGACTGAATTGTCTATAGTCGGCCATCTACGTGCTGATATTTTTGCTTTATGTACCCCTTATCAAGAAATAGAAGACCTAATTAAAATAGTAACTTCATTAACTGAAAAAATAACTTCATTTCAAATTTCTTGTAAGTTACTCCCTGCGTTTGGTATCTGTATCTCAGAATACGGTATGGATGTAAGTTTGTTAAGTGATTATGCTAATTTAGCCTTACAAACAATCAAAGGAAAGGTATTTTCCTTTTACTCCTTTTATGATAACGATCTACGTAATTCACTAATGTTAGAAAAAAAGATTGAAAATGAAATAACTACTGCACTAAAGGAAAAGCAATTAGAAGTACATATTCAGCCAAAAGTAAATATGAAAACAGGTCAAATTATTGGTGGTGAAGCATTAGTCCGTTGGAATCATCCTCATGATGGTTACCTATATCCTAATCTCTACATACCAGTACTTGAAAAAAGCGGTTATATCGTTGATGTTGATATTTATGTATGGACAGAGGTCTTTCAGTTCTTGCAAAAATTAATCGAAAGAGGCGTTACACCTCTTCCAATCTCACTCAATGTTTCAAGGCTTCATGAATATCAAAAAGATTTCGTGGAAGTATTGTGCTGCTTATCAAGAGAATACAAGATACCTCCAAACTTAATCACCTTAGAGATTACAGAAAGCGCCCTAGCCGAGGATTCCACCTTTTTATTTCAATGCATGGGTAAACTACAGGAAAAAGGATTTTCTTTTTCTATGGATGATTTTGGTTCTGGATACAGCTCGATGAATATGCTAAAGGACGAACCTCTTGACGAAGTTAAAATTGACCGGCTCTTTTTAAGAAACCTAGGAAACTCAAAAAGTCGTACCGTGATTAGACACATCATATTTATGCTAGCTGAGTTAGGTATTGATATGATTGCAGAAGGCGTAGAAACGAAAGAGCAAGAACAGTTCTTACTAGAATGTGGCTGCTATAAAGCGCAAGGTTATCTTTATTACAAACCAATGCCTCTAGTAGATTTCGAGAAGCTTCTATAA
- a CDS encoding putative ABC transporter permease → MNFFYLIGITSFLSLWAVKGISFYDVLINFFLYSFIGWIYESTLVSVREKTLTNRGFLNGPIIPIYGCAATLIYMAFYNDYTISLALHINALHMIEVFFFGMIIASILEYVTSYLMEKFFHAKWWDYSNYPLNIKGRISLPSSLFWGLLSIVMVYLIQPAANNLVERIPRPLGDYLILAAIAVGSCDFIMTVVVTLKLSKQLEVLERLREEVFEYTMGLKWYEKREELKGRLSHSKVAEFAEELRGLVNKNYERFVQRKNSEDNIERKSLRFDIEQKLKNFMESYNKSVNTKLQRSIYSRIFKAFPNMKMIGKEGVFADFKDKLKNSSIRKKK, encoded by the coding sequence ATGAATTTTTTTTATTTGATTGGAATAACTTCCTTTCTGTCTCTTTGGGCGGTAAAGGGTATTAGTTTCTATGATGTTTTAATTAACTTCTTTTTGTATAGTTTTATCGGTTGGATTTACGAAAGTACTTTAGTCAGTGTACGTGAGAAGACCCTTACAAATCGAGGATTTCTAAATGGTCCAATTATACCGATATATGGTTGTGCGGCAACTTTAATTTATATGGCATTTTATAATGATTATACGATATCATTAGCACTTCATATAAATGCTCTACATATGATTGAAGTTTTCTTTTTTGGGATGATAATAGCTTCTATTCTTGAATATGTTACTTCTTATCTTATGGAGAAATTTTTCCATGCGAAATGGTGGGATTATAGTAATTATCCATTGAATATTAAAGGAAGAATAAGTCTTCCATCTTCATTATTTTGGGGATTATTATCTATCGTTATGGTTTATCTGATCCAACCTGCCGCAAATAATTTGGTGGAAAGGATTCCAAGACCACTTGGTGATTATCTTATTTTAGCAGCTATCGCAGTAGGGAGCTGCGATTTTATTATGACAGTTGTTGTTACCTTAAAACTTAGCAAGCAACTTGAAGTTCTAGAACGTTTAAGAGAAGAAGTATTTGAGTATACCATGGGATTAAAATGGTATGAAAAAAGAGAGGAACTTAAGGGGCGTCTTTCTCATAGCAAGGTAGCAGAGTTTGCAGAGGAATTAAGAGGCCTCGTTAATAAGAATTACGAGAGGTTTGTGCAAAGAAAAAATTCTGAGGACAATATAGAACGCAAAAGTTTGCGCTTTGATATTGAACAGAAGTTAAAGAACTTTATGGAAAGCTATAATAAGTCTGTTAATACAAAGTTGCAAAGAAGTATTTATAGTCGTATCTTTAAGGCTTTCCCTAATATGAAAATGATCGGCAAGGAAGGGGTATTTGCGGATTTTAAGGACAAACTTAAGAATTCTTCGATAAGAAAGAAGAAATAG